CAGCTGGTTGTGGACAAAGACCCAGATGCAGAAacagtggaaaagaaaatcagaggaagATGTGGGCAGAGACCCAGGACCTAGCTCTGTTCTGCTACCAGTATGGATAGGGCAGGTGACAGCCCTCCGgggcctgttttctcatctgtaccaTGGGGGTACACTAAGTGCTCTTCCAGTACTGAGATTCTCTGCGTGAGGGAAAAGAGTGAGAAGAGCTGAAAGATGGGCAGAGATGGAGTCTTTGGTGGGTGGGGGTCAAGGATGGCCGGCACTCTCCCCCTCACCATCTGGATGGTGCCTGAATCCACGTTCAGTTCCTGTAGCCACTGCACCAGGCCCTGGTCCACCGTAAGAGCAGCTGTCGAGAAGTCAGGTGGTCAATCCAGGGGTACCTCCTGGCAGAAGCTGCCTCACACTTGCTGTGAATGTTGCCCAGCCAAGTCCCCTCACCTGGGGGCTCTGTGGCCAGGGTACAGGTTCTGGCCTCCCCGTTCACCCGTTGTAGCGCCTGCTGCACCAGGGCCTGGCACTCCCGTTCTTTCTCAGCCAGGACATCTCGGAGCCTGTTGGAGAGCACAGAGGCTGGGCCAGTAGAATGcaatggggagggagggtgaagCTGGCCCGGAGGCCAGGGGCACGCAGGTCCCAGGGGCTTTACCTGTCAGTCTCTGCTCGCAAGAGGCCCAGCTGCACTACGGGGGACGGGGGTGCCTGCTCTGGTTCCCCCGGGAGCCGGCTGAGCTGGACCAAGGTCTCCTGCTGCTTGGACTGGGGTTCCTCTTCTTTACTCGACTCCTCTGACCTCAGTGGGACCTCCTCCGTCTCCACCTCTGCCAATCCAAGTGATTGGGGTGAGCTCCGGCAGGGAAAGGACGCCCATTTGGGACACCCCCAGACACCCGGCAGAGGGCGCAAGGCTCTGGATGCCCAGCCGTTCCTTCATGCCCCAGTCAAGCCTAACCCCCCACTAACCACGCCCCCTACCGGCCCCAGGTGTGCACGCCACGCCCCCAACGGGGTTACACCCTGGCCGCGGGCAGGAAAGCTTCGCTCTCGGGTTTACCTGGGCCCAGCACAGCCAGGGCTACCCGCACAGCTCTACTGAGCAGCGAGTCCAGCACGAACATCCAGTGTGGGCGGATCTGGCGCCGTCGGAGAATCTGCTTCacctggagagggagaaagggcgAGGCGGCCTCAGAGGTGGAGAAGGCCTAGAGAGCCTTGTGCCAGAGGCAAGTCAGGTAGGCGggcttggggcagagggaggagctgggagacTAGGATTGGGTAGATGTCCCTTTTCTGATGGCTGTATCTTTACAGGGAAGACAGGCAACCTTGCAATATCAAGTCCTTGCACATTCCCAGGCACAGGGAGCTCACTACCTCTTATTGGGCTGCCCGAACCGTAAGAAAGCTCCCTCACCGCATCCGGGAAGGCGAAGAGCGGTCCGTGCAGAAGCGCAGGCCCGAGGCCTTGGGCCCGCAGCTGCCCCTGCAGCGCCCGCAGCTCCTGGGCTAGCCGCCGGCGGTTGGGAGTGTGGATGTGCGCCCCGAGGCAGCGCAGTAGCTGTTCCACATGATTCCTGCCCAGATGGGGCccctgaggaggaagaggggttGGCAGTGGGTGGGTTCCCACCTGAGTCAAGAGAGTTGCGGGTGGAGGTGGAGGCGTGGGGCAGGCCATCCGCCGGCTTCCGGTCCAGGCTTCGCCGCCAGGGGGCGCTGCGGCGGGCACACCCACCTGCTCCTGCTTGGGGCACAGGACGTCCGCGAGCGCGCGCCGCTCCTGCTCCAGCACGGCGGCCAGCATGGCCCGGCGCTTGCTCTCCTGGTGCAGCAGGCTGAGCCCAGAACTCTCCTCGGGGGACGTGGGCTCCTCGGCCCCGGGTTCCTCGGGCACCCTAATGCAATGGGGAGCTGCAGATGGACGGCGGGGGGCAACACCGTCCGGCCACCTCCACCccagggtttgaatcctggctctgcttttACTTTGATGCTCACCCcacaggaggaaaagggagagaagcctGACACTGAGGCGGCCAATAAATACAAGTCGGGGCATCGGGGAGGAGGCGCCAAAGGCCATCCTTGCAAGTGGTTGGAGGTGCTCAGGCCCCCAACGGGGACTTTTCCAGAGGGAGTAGAAGAGCAAACCCAGATGAGGCAAAGCCGCTCCAAGACCCTGGGCTCTCACCGGAGCTGGCTGGTGTCTCCATAACTGAGGCAGCGCTTCGGGGGACTGGGTGGGTGCTGAAAGGGTGCCTGAGGGCGTGGGAATGTCTGGGGCTGGGTGGTCGGGTCCGCTGAGGGAGTGGGGCTGGCCGAAGGGGCGTCTGTGGGAGGGACGAGGCTGTCGGCCTGGGCCCCCCTTCAGCCCTCTCACTGCCGCagctcctctccctcaccccagtGTGCCCACTCCCTCCACCTGTATATTACCTGTGGGCAGCAGTGCATGTCGGGGGGAGCCAGGGCTGCGGCTCCTCTTCCCGGGCTGCAGGAAGGGGTCCCCCAGCAGTGCTTGAGCACTGGCTCGGAGGCGGGGGTCTGGCTCAAAAGTTCGGAGAAGGAAGGCTTGGGCCTCCGCTGACAGAGAAGTGGGCATTGGCGGATGCACCTTGTACATGCCCACCTGGGAGGGGTCAGGGAGGACAAAGGTCAAGTTTCGATGTATTCAGGGCTCGGTCTGTCCCCACGCACCTCATGAGCCAGGCCAGGAGGGGTCTCACCTGAAACATGGCAGCCTGCGGGCTCCCCAGCTCATGGAAGGGTGGGCGACCTGTGGCCATCTCGATAACAGTGCAGCCCAGTGACCAGATGTCAGCTGCCTTCCCATACCCTCGTGGGCCCTGGTCAATGATTTCTGGCGCCATATACTGTAGggtccctggggcaggagcagtAGCCATAATGCTCATCTAGGCTTGAGATGATGCGGGGGATGGCAGGGGCTCTCCTCCTCTAGCTAGCCACACCCACCCCGAACTCTGTCATCCACACAATTCCCATCACCTACCCTGGTGGTCAAACATCTATCCTGAGTTTCCTCACTCATCTTAGACTCCATCGCATGCCAACTCCCTCACCCACAGTCGGGTACATCATACATCCTGGACAGCATCGTCCACTCCGAACCCCATCACACACTTCTGCCCGCATCGACACTTCCGGGCTGCATTTCAGGCATTAAATTCACCATTGTCACCAACTCAAGCTCCACTTCTAGAGTCTATCACCTCACCCCTGGCTCAATCCCTGGCCCTTGGTTCCGTGCCCCATTAGGGCTCTAACTCCATGGCCAGGAGAAACACCATTCCCTGGAAGGTCCTAAGAGTTCTTCCCGCTCAACACCCCACACCCCGTTACCTGTGAAGGTCTCAGTGCAAGGCGTGATGCCTGCCAGCCTCTTGGAGGTGCCGAAGTCAGAGATCTTGAGCAGCCCGCTGAAGGTGTTGATCAGCACATTGTCCCCCTGGGTAGAGTGGACGTTGTGTTCCATGGACATCAAGCTGGGCTTCTGATGGCAGAACTGGACCCTCTACCAGGATCCCATCTCCTACAATAGCAGCCTGACCCTGCCTCTATCAAcgtcctccctctgccctcccacttaTGACCCCCTGGGAACTGGCGCCTGGTTTGGCTTCAGGTCTGAAGTTCTCTCGTTCCCTAGGGAGCCTGCTTGATGCTTTGCTAAGGGGTCTGCCTTCTTAATGTAAATTGCTGGTCTCCGTCTAGACCCAtatgccctcctctcccccctccaccaGCAGGGCTTACCTTGATGTCTCGATGCACTATGCGGTTGTCATGCAGGTAGCCGAGTCCCTGCAGGATCTGGCGGGTGTAGAAACTGATGGTGCTCTCGTTGTCCTGCAGGGGTCCCCACACTGACCGCAGCAGGGAGGACAGGCTGCCTGGGCAGACGCAGACGCAGTCCAAGATCATCATTGGCACCCACCAGCCTTCAGCTCTCTGCTCCAGGCCCAGGCACACCCATGCCATGACCCAGACTCCAGCACCACCCAAGTGCACTGCGTCAGCTAATTCTGGGCCACCCCACCCACACACGCGAGGATTCATTTTCCCCAAGGGTTCTCCACCCCTGCCGggccccatccccctgccccacacttCCAGTTCCACCGCCATCCCACACAGGGCACGTACCTCCAGGCACTTCCTCCATGAAGATCTTGAGGTAGCCGCCCTGGCTGGCCGAGCCCAGGTAGCGCACGATGTTCTTGTGGCGAAGGCGTTTGTGCAGAGCTATCTCTTCGTGCAGGGGCTGAGAGaacctgggggcagggaggaagggggaataGGCCGGTTTGGGGCAGAGATGCTCACCCAACTACAGCACCAGGCAGACCACGCCCCCAGGACCTGCCCCAACCACAAGCCCCTCTCTGACCTTCTCCACCTTATCCCCAGCCCACAGCTCCTCCAGACCACACGGCCCCGCGTGCTCCCTGCCATTCTGCCCACAGGACCCCCTCCCCGCCCGCGCGGCCCCGCACACGGCACCTGCTGTCCCGCTCCGGGATCTCCTTGATGGCTATGCGCACCCGCGTGTGCCGCTCGCGGCCCGCGTACACCACCCCGTAGGTGCCCTTGCCCAGCACCAGCCGCTCGCCCGTCTCCGCGTACTCATAATCAAACTGCGGGGCGCGGGCGAGATGGGGGTTCAGCAGGGCCCCcggcccttccctcccctctcctcgaGCTCCCGGGccccccttcctcacctccagcACCTCCCCCACGCCCTCCGCCTCCTCCGCGGGCGCCGTGGAATCCGGATTCGTCACCAAGGCTTGGATCAGGCCGCAGAacctgagggtggggggaggtcaggCCGACGGGAGGGGCACCTCGGGCGGGAAATGACCCCTCCTGGGCCGAGAGCACCCAGGGAACatgtcccttcctttccctcgCTCCCCTGGCACCCCGGCCTTCCGACGGGCTGCACGCACCACTGGCAGTGCCCTACGCTGGGGAAGCACAGCTGCACGTCCTGAGCCGGGGGGAGCGCGTAGAGGAAGCAGCAGCGCTCATCCCGCTTCGAGGAGCTGGGAAGGAAGAACCGCTGTGAGCGCTGGCCGGCCCacgagccccccccccgccccccggctccGGGGACCCCTCCCCAGGTCCCGCTTCTCACCTGACCCCGCAGATGGAGGCCACTGGGAAGGTCCAGCTGGAGGGAACGTCCTGGCGGAAGAAGGTGGATctcaggcaggggctggggaacCGGGAGACTGGTTTGGGGATGGGAGAAAGGTTCCAGAGAAGGGGTGCAGAGTGGTGAGTGGGGGTCCTCATGGTGACTTCACCTGGCTTTCGGGCTCCAGCAGGCTCAGGGTCACTGCACTCACAGGATCAGTACCCTGAATCTCGAGCCTTGCAGGCAGCAGCACCTTGTTCATCTCCAGGACCAGCACCTGTGCATGATGAGGAAGGGGGTGGGTTAGAAGGGGCCCGCCCCTCTCCCAGGTCCCACACCCTCACTAGGCGGCCTCACCAAGCACTGGTCCCCTTGGGGACAGGCCGTCTTGAGTGGCTGACAGGACTGTAGCAAGAAGTGCAGCCAAAAGTGGGCACAGTGTGGGGGTCCTTCGGGAAGCTCCAGGGTGGGTCTGAAGTGCTGGTACAGCAGGAAGGTTTCCATCATGGACACCAGGTACCTGCAAGCACAGCCTTGTCCTCaactcagccccagccccagccagcactGCCAGGGAGAGCAGACTGGCTTGGGTGTAGCCAGAACATGGGCACCGGTTGTGGCAGGCACTGGTCTGGAAGGGGGCCCATCAGGGGCTCCGGGCTCAGGCCAGATTGCCGGTGGGTGTCCGTGCAGGAGCAAGCTGCCGGGGCCAGGCCAGGACCGCAGAGAGGGCTACCTACCATATGGGAGCGTTGAGTTTGTACAGCTGCTCTGCGGCCAGCGCCACCTGGGTGAGGTCATTGGCGAGGATCTGCGCTCCCAGGTAGAACCCTACATCCCAGTAATACTGCATCTTCTCCACGCAGCCTTTCCGGGCCAACAGGCAGCCCAGCTTCATGCCTGGGAGAGAGGGGTATGGGCCCTAGGGAGTGTGGTTGCAGGTTTGGGCAAAGCCCAGGTGTGGGCCACAACATCCATGTGGGCAGGAACATAGAAAGAAacaggtgaggggcgcctgggtggcacagtcagttaggcatccaactcttgggtttagctcagatcttgatctcgtggccatgagatcaagacccgcatcaggctccacactcagtgtggagtctgcttgggattctctctccctctgccccttcccccactctttctctctctctctcaaataaataaataaatctaaaaaaaaagaagatatagatGAAAACTTTGGTATGACTCTCAGGTGGGAGTAGGAGCTCAGGCTGGGGAACAAGTGTATGTCGAATTCGGTGCCTAAGGAACACAGGTGTGGGCATAGGAACACCTATGCGGGTTCAGGCAGAATAGGTCTGAAAGGGGCCAAGGCCAGCCCCAGCCCGGTGTTCTCTCTCCCCGcactctccccccgcccctctgaggcCTGCTGGTGGGACGAGGGGCGCAGGGCTGGGACGCACCGATGAGCCGGAGCTCCTCAGAGTCCTCAAAGCGCTGCCCAGCAGCAATGAGCAGCACAGCCGCGTTGATGCCCGAGTGGAGGCTGGGCTCTAAGTCGAAAGCCTTGCGAtacctggggtgggggcggggactCAGGGCTGGCCCGATGCCCACAGCCCCATCCTCCAGCCCACGGTCCACTCACTGGTGCCCCCTACCAGTGATAGGCCTGTTCCCGGTGCCCAGCATCCTGGAAGCCAGAGCTGAAGAACATGTCCTTGTAGACACGGCCGCACATGCAGTAGAGGTCAGGCGCCACAGAGCCCTCACTCTGGACCAGTGGCAGCAGCACAGCCAGTGCCTTCTCCCGGTCCCCAGGCCGGTTCCtcctggggaaaggggaagacaGGCCGGGGGCTAACCTGCCGGCCCTGCCCCACTCGATCCACGAACCCCTAGACCCTGAACAGCAGAGACACTTCCAAAGGCCTGACAATAATGAACCCAGAAGCGCTGTGACTCTGGCCAGTACTGACCTTTCTAGAAGTAATGATCCCAGATAGAAGTGATTCCTAACAGCTGTGACTCTGAGGGACAGTGACTGTGGCAGCTGTTTGCACTCGGAGGGCAGCAGCACCAGCCCACCACACCCCAGGCGGCAGTCACAGAACCACAGGGCCCATGTGACATCAGCGTGACCCTGGTCAACGAAGTCCCTGAACAGCACGGATCCCACAGTGCAGTGACCTCACACGGCAGAGACCCATGTCCCCAGGTGGCTAGGACCTAAGCCTTGCTCTGCCACTCACCGGTTGAGGGCGAACGTGTAGTGGAAGCAGACGTTGTGCTGCTCGGCCACGTCACAGGTGGGCAAGGCCTGCAGTGTCTCCACCAGCTCGATGATGGCTGAGTAGTCCTGCAGGGGGGACGGGCACACACTGGCATGATGGCCTCTGGGGGATCCCATCGCCCCCCGGACCCTGAGGAAAACCTTGAGTTTGgggtcccctcccaccccaacacACCATCTTCCCACGCCCCACACCTTACACAGAGAACCCACTATGCGCCCCAACTTCCCTGCTGCTCTGGGAGATAGTGACACGATCATCCCCtattacagacaaggaaactgatgCTCACAGACACCAGATCATTTGCTCAAAGCCACCAGACCGTGAGTGGCCCAGCCAGGAGGCGGACTGGGCTTTTTCCGACACTGAGTGCTGCTGCCCTGTCTGCCTCTCGGAGCGCCACACACCTGCACATCGCGGTAGGACAGCAGCAGGTTCATGATGATGTCGGGGCTCAGCAGCTCCACGCTGTCCAGTCTCCGCTGCAGGCGAGCCAGCTCCAGCCGAAGCTGCTGCCCGCAGAACCGCTCCCGGGCCCGCCGGATGTCCTGCCGGATGGTCTCCCGGAAGTAGCCACTGATGTccccagcaggggagggagggggagagaacgATGGGGCCGGTCCCTCAGCCCCAGCCCGCTGTGCCCTCACCAGCCTCCTCCTGGTGCCCCCCTCTCTGCACCCCGTTACCAAGAGTCCGTGGGCGTGGTCTCTAGCAGGCGGGCCAGCCGGCCCACCAGGGGCGTTAGCAGGGCCTCAGTGCCCACCCCGGCCTGTACCAGCCCATCAGCCAGGCCCCTCAGGAGGCCCGCATCACCGCACAGCACCCGACCAGTGGCTGTCACCACATAGGGGATCAGCGTGTAGCTGCCAACACAGTcctggtgggagggaggcaggaatcAGGGCAGGTCAGAGGTCGGCACCAGGTTAGAGAGGGACAGTGAGCTGGTGAGAGGTCAGCACCAGCGGGGATTGGAACAGCAGGGAAGGGGCATGCGTCAAGAAGGTTGGCAATAGGGAACAGAGGGCCACACGGATATCAGAAGAATTAGAGAGGTCAGAGGTGACTGAGGAAGCCAGGAAAGGTGGTGGAGGTCGAAGGGCAGATTGGAGCGAAGGGTGGATTCTGCTTACCGAGTTCTTCTGGAAAACATCCTCCTGCAGGGGACAGTCAGATTGGTATTCTGGCTAGGCCctaccccagcccacccccaccatccACCCGGGCACCTACCCGAAGGGCCTGCAGGTCAGGGAGGTCAGCCTGGGAGCAGAGGAGCACGTTGTTGGTCATGCTGAAGCTCTCCCGCACACCAAGGTGGTAGAACAGAGAGGGCTGTGCCAGGGAGCTGCTCACCTCCAGCACCACCACGTCTGTGGGCACACAGGTGGAGGCCCTGAGCCCCGAGGCCTACCTCGGTGGAGAAGGAGCCTGGGGAGCCATCCTGGCTCAGATGGCCTTCCATGGGACTCCAGCAGGGTCCAGTTTTtgctctggcctcagtttcccccttctAGGTCCCTCTGGCTCTTATACAGAACGGATGGTGTCTGTGGTGTTGCTGGAGAGGATTGAGCTCAGCGGGCTGGGACCTTCATCCCACTGTTCAGAGCCTGTGGGCACTGAGCATGGAGAAAAGGAGCTGTGCACCAGCTGCCAGCCTGTCCCAGGCCATTTGAAAGGCAGGTGTTGCGCAGACACAGAAGTCCCCTACCCTGAGTCCTCAACGCAGTCTCTTGAAAGGGGCCGATACCAGCAGTGTGTGTAGACAGTGCTGTGTCTGCGCGTGTATAGCTgtttgtatctctgtgtgtgaCAGTGTCTGCGAGGGCCTGTGTGCGTCAACATATGTGAGACGTGTGAGTCTAAGGTCGTGTCCTTGTGTCCTCGAGGTCGAGTCAGCCTTCATTTTTAGGCTGTGATTTTAGGGCCATCAGACAAGCTTGTTCCCAGACTCTCGGATGAACAAGTAAGTGTCAGGGGCGGGGCGTCCGGGTCGGCGGAAGGGAGGGGTGACCAGCGCGGGAATAGCCACCTTTCTGGCCCCGCCCCCTAGCGACGctgccctgcctccagctccgcCCACTACCTCGCAACTTCAGGGGCCTCATAACTTAAGCTCCTTTGCCCAGAATCCCGCGCCGAAGGATCCTTTCgtttccctttctgcctctctaGCCCGATCCTCGGAAGTAGTGTGTCACCGCCCCGGCTCCAGCCCCCCAAGAACCGCCCCTTTCCCTAGTCCAAGCTCCACCTCCCAGGATCCGTCCTCACGAGCTCCAAGCGAGATCGTCTTGAGGCTAAGCCCTCCAACCCCACTGTTGAGATACCACACTCTGCCCCGCACCCAGCCTCGCCTCAATGCTAACCCCGCTGCCCAGGCTCCGTGCCGACTTCAGAGTGCTTTAAGCCCCAACCCTGAACCCGGAGGCTCCGGGCCTGGTCCACTAAGTCCCGGCCCAAGCCGGACCGTGCTCCAGATCCCCTAAATTCCACTTTTATCATGGCCCTACCTCGAACCCCTCAGCCTAGCTCACCTTGTGGCCCCCAGACCCCACACCCATCTCGGGGTCTCCCCGGAGTCGCTGAACCACGCGCCTTTCGGCCCGCCCCGGGACCTTaagccccgccccggcccccggccccgcccccagcgcGCTCTCACCCGCGTTGTAGAAGGAATCCAGCGCCGCGGTGTCTCCCAGCGCCAGCGTCCCGAAGGGCAGGGTACGCAGCTGCGGTCGCGGTCGCGGTCCGGGGAGCTGCGCGCAGGCCTCGCGCAAGCAGCGCAGGGGCAGCGGCTCCGCCTCGGCTCCCGCCTCGGCCTCCACCCCGGGCTGCGGCTCCCGGGTCAGCACGTAGACCACGCTGAGCGGCCGGCTTCGCGCGCAGCCCCGGCCCGGGGGCGCCGCGTGGGGCCGGCCCCGGCTCAGCGCCTCGGCCAGCGGGTCCTGCCAGCAGCTGCCGGCGCGCTCCAGGGCTCCGGACCGCAGGCACGGCCCTGCCGTGCGGGGACGCTCGGGCGTCGGGCGCCCGGCTCTGGGCAcccggggaggggcaggagccagTGGCTACGGATCCAGGGATCTCAGTATCGGGAATCTGGTACGGGATCTGGAAATCCAGATTTGGCCAGAGGTCCTGTTCCGGGAATCTGGAGCCCAGGGCGAGATCCGGGGTCCGACTTGCAAGGTCCTGAGGATCTGAAGTCGGGGATTGGGTCCCGGGAATCTGGGACATGCAGTGATCGGCGGCTCAGAGTCACGTAGGGGATCCCGGGAATCGATCCGGGCGTGTCCACCACCCGGACTCCGCAGGAAAGAGTCGGCCGTCGCTCTCCCCTGCCCTCACATGTAGGCCGGGCCCAGCCCTTTCCCGGCCGACTGGGAAAGCTCCACCCTCGGCCCTGGGGCAGCGCCGCTCCCTAGCGGCCCCCGGACttggcctcccctccctcctctcccggCAGAACTACCGAGACTGGCGGCTTCCGGAACAGCCTGTGCCCCTGTGCAGGCCAACCAGTGTGGACTGCTTAGGGCAGGCGCCTATAAGGTGTGtgcccaggccagggctgggggggggaggtgtggaCTGCAGGAGCTGCCCCGCAGGGATCTGCTGAATGAGCGGATCTCCAGAGACATCAGGGTGTGCAGAACACAGTGAAGAGCCGACGTGCTCCGCGGCCCTGCTGTGCTCGCAGGGAGGGACTAGAATGGGGGAAGCCTGCTGCTTGGCCTCCCCCCAGGAACACGGTACTTGGCATCTGAGCCCAGGCCTTTGCCCTTTCGCCAGGGGGCTGCTTTCCCCAGAATCTAATCTGTAGAGCCTtgctgacctctgacctccagccGAACATGACCGTGGGACCTGAGTCGCCGCACAAACTTTACCTCCCTGAAGATCCGGAAACCTCAGCCCTTGAGCTACCACAACTGCACAGGCTCCAAAAATCCCTAACCTTCCAGTGTGAGTTAGTGAGGCGGCAGTCTGGTGTTCCAGAACCTCACTGGGTTCTGGAATCAGGAACTGGGGACGCAGAGTCTCCAAGATCGCTCGGCTCCGTGTCAGAGCAGCATGCAAGCCCAGGACTACCTGTCAGACTGCAGTTATCATTGTCTGAACTGTGTGTTGCTCAGCCACTTTCTAGAATGTGAATCTAGCAAATTAACTGCTTGATAATTATTACACTGTGGAAGAAAAATGCACCTTCCCTGGCTTGACTTTGAGTTCAAACCAGCCCCGACTGGGACAGGCAAGAAGTAGAGAAGGAGAGCTTGGCTCACAAgagaggcaggggtggagagCAGATGACTTAGAAGGCCCAGGGTGAGATGCTGCTCAGGTGTCCCCACAAAACCGTCCACCTGTAGGACCTGGAGGGCACCAAGGGGCTGTCAGTGGATGTTCAAATCCTTCCAAGTCCTCCACTACATGCTCCTTTGTCCTTGGCTTGCACACCTCCAGAGATGGAAGCCTCACTACCTTCTGAGGCCAACCCTTCCATCT
This window of the Ailuropoda melanoleuca isolate Jingjing chromosome 2, ASM200744v2, whole genome shotgun sequence genome carries:
- the MAP3K6 gene encoding mitogen-activated protein kinase kinase kinase 6; this encodes MFGWRSEPLAPAPPRVPRAGRPTPERPRTAGPCLRSGALERAGSCWQDPLAEALSRGRPHAAPPGRGCARSRPLSVVYVLTREPQPGVEAEAGAEAEPLPLRCLREACAQLPGPRPRPQLRTLPFGTLALGDTAALDSFYNADVVVLEVSSSLAQPSLFYHLGVRESFSMTNNVLLCSQADLPDLQALREDVFQKNSDCVGSYTLIPYVVTATGRVLCGDAGLLRGLADGLVQAGVGTEALLTPLVGRLARLLETTPTDSCGYFRETIRQDIRRARERFCGQQLRLELARLQRRLDSVELLSPDIIMNLLLSYRDVQDYSAIIELVETLQALPTCDVAEQHNVCFHYTFALNRRNRPGDREKALAVLLPLVQSEGSVAPDLYCMCGRVYKDMFFSSGFQDAGHREQAYHWYRKAFDLEPSLHSGINAAVLLIAAGQRFEDSEELRLIGMKLGCLLARKGCVEKMQYYWDVGFYLGAQILANDLTQVALAAEQLYKLNAPIWYLVSMMETFLLYQHFRPTLELPEGPPHCAHFWLHFLLQSCQPLKTACPQGDQCLVLVLEMNKVLLPARLEIQGTDPVSAVTLSLLEPESQDVPSSWTFPVASICGVSSSKRDERCCFLYALPPAQDVQLCFPSVGHCQWFCGLIQALVTNPDSTAPAEEAEGVGEVLEFDYEYAETGERLVLGKGTYGVVYAGRERHTRVRIAIKEIPERDSRFSQPLHEEIALHKRLRHKNIVRYLGSASQGGYLKIFMEEVPGGSLSSLLRSVWGPLQDNESTISFYTRQILQGLGYLHDNRIVHRDIKGDNVLINTFSGLLKISDFGTSKRLAGITPCTETFTGTLQYMAPEIIDQGPRGYGKAADIWSLGCTVIEMATGRPPFHELGSPQAAMFQVGMYKVHPPMPTSLSAEAQAFLLRTFEPDPRLRASAQALLGDPFLQPGKRSRSPGSPRHALLPTDAPSASPTPSADPTTQPQTFPRPQAPFQHPPSPPKRCLSYGDTSQLRVPEEPGAEEPTSPEESSGLSLLHQESKRRAMLAAVLEQERRALADVLCPKQEQGPHLGRNHVEQLLRCLGAHIHTPNRRRLAQELRALQGQLRAQGLGPALLHGPLFAFPDAVKQILRRRQIRPHWMFVLDSLLSRAVRVALAVLGPEVETEEVPLRSEESSKEEEPQSKQQETLVQLSRLPGEPEQAPPSPVVQLGLLRAETDRLRDVLAEKERECQALVQQALQRVNGEARTCTLATEPPAALTVDQGLVQWLQELNVDSGTIQMLLNHSFSLHTLLTCATRDDLIYTRIRGGMVCRIWRAILAQRARSTPVTSGRQEAE